The Esox lucius isolate fEsoLuc1 chromosome 20, fEsoLuc1.pri, whole genome shotgun sequence region atacatcttcttccgcttcatccggggccgggtcgcgggggcagcagtctaagcagagatgcccagacttccctctccccagacacgtcctccagctcttccggggggacaccgaggcatagtccctccagcgtgtcctaggtcttccctgctgtctcctcccggtgggacgggaccggaacaccttcccaggaaggcgttctggaggcatccgaaacagatctGTGGACCTAGGTTTGAGAAACCttgagctagctaacatttgcctataaaaaatatatatttacatacacacacaacaaaccaaTCTCAAGTTTGAAAGTTTGCAATTATTATATTACTGTGAATTATTAGGTACAAATTCAGGTTGGAGCTGAAGAAGCGGGAGAACAGGTTTATTTGTTGCGGAGGATTATTTTTAAGCATTGCTGTGGATCAATGCACTCTGGATCATTGTATATTGGTCTGTTAATGTTTCCCTCAATCCTCACCagtccccatagcatgatgctcccaccaccatgcttcactgtagggatgatACCAATGTAGGGATAGTATTGTTTTCACCAGACGTAATGCTTGCagttcaggcctaatagttacATTTTGGGCTCCTCAGACCAGATAATCTTTTTCCTTGTGTCCTTGAGTCCTGTGACAGCATGGTAAAAGCATTTTTCTAAGGAGTGTCTTCTGTAAAGTGTCTACAATAAAggtctgattgatggagtgttAAAGAGATGGTTGTTAACTGGTTCTCCCATCTGTGCAGATAAATTCTGAACCTCTGTTAGACTGACCACTGGGTTCTTTGTCACCTCTCTGACTAAGGTTCCTTTCCCAGTTACTTAATTTGGCTGGACAACCAGCTCTATAAAAAGTCTTCCATTTCACAGGGCAAATCAATGTAGAAAAATCTTGGCGtgcgtttttctggatctttttgctgttattctgtctctcactgttcaaataaacctaccattaaaataatagaatgataatgtcagtgggcaaatgtacaaaatcagcaggggaaattcaacactactgttgtttgctccttagggtttaaggcccgggtgtctctgtaaaagcactttgtgacaactgctgttgtaaaaagggctttataaatacatttgatcaaatatttttttccctcactgtaaggCCATAACGCAACATAACATGAAGAAAGTATAGAGGTCTGAGTACTTTCAAAAAGCCATGTTGTATTttaacagcacacacacacacacacacacacacacacacacacacacacacacacacacacacacacacacacacatacttaacCACATTTCGAAGGGAGAACGACTCCAAAAGAAAGTATTTAAATCTCTCCAGAAAGATGTGGGCAGGGGTCTGCCACACTGTAATAAAGCCTGTTTCCACACTCCATATAGTAGTAATGACCACCCACATATGGTGTATTTTTAGGTGTTGTTTTGGCTATTCATGGGACATTAAAACCATACTACAGTAAGGATGTGGCTGTGGTCTGGGAAGTTGTACTGTTGAGGACAGACCCTCACCATAATGTGTTTTCTTCCTATTGTATGCTAGCAGAATGGCTGTCCTTGATACCTGAGGAAGCAGACCTACTCTGTTCCTTCTAAACTGTGGACAAGGAAGAAATAAATAGTGTGGTTTGGCCTGGCTGGCTCTGTGTTGTCCAGTCCCTTGGTTGGATCAGAATTGTCCTGCCTTGTTTCTTAGGATCTTCAGCTCAAGCAGTTATTGAGAAAACACGGGACAGTTCCTAAAGTGGGCCAAAATTATAATTGGaacagtctctgtgtgtgtgctatgAATGAAACCAGTATCTTGAGCTTCCACAGCTAGTTGGAGCTGCGGAAAGGGATACCCTGTAATGACCTTTGTAAAGAATGCTGTCACAGTCACACAGAATTGTCTTGTTGTTTAAGTAACATGAAAGACTAGTCCCTTCCTCTGTTTTGCATAGACTATTATGGAATGTTCTTAACCCTCATTTACTTGCTTTGTAAGATCATAAGTCAGATCACAAGTTACTAATGTAAATTCAGCTGTTAAACTGGCACAGTGCTTGTGTTAAAAGTTCATGTATTTAATGCACAAGCAGCATTAATGACTTAATAAAATCTGCCTTCTGAGACACTTCCCATATATATCTGACAGAAGTACCACAGTGCCACCTGCTGCTGTGAAGTGGTTACTACATGCAAATATGAGGCCATCACAGTTGgtttaaatgtctgtctgttctcAGCTCCTGTCGTTTGTGGCCTTCATTCTTGAAGAAGTAGTGACAACTTGTTCGCAGTGCTCCCCGCTGTATTTCTTTGAGTTTGTCAGCTGCACTGCTTTCCTCTTCACTGCTCtactcctcatcctcctctccaccaaTCTGCACAAAAGAGTCGGCATAGACTCCTGGCCCACACTGGTGAGTATTGTGTGTGAGCATTTGTAACATGGGgctctttttactttttttgtgttaacCTTTAATAGCATTTGTTCCtgaatcgtgtgtgtgtgtgtgcatactgtGGTGTTGTGTAAAAATTGTCCTGCCTCATCTCTCACAGGACTTTGTGTACACAGCTGTGATCTGTGTTGTCTTCTTCATTGCCTCCATTGTGTTTTCCTCTCGTAATGGTGGAACTGACCTGGAGAAGGCTGCCGTGGTAAATAAAAAACTGTCCTCACACTCTCCTCACACCTCAGGGTTTGattactgttattatttttttcagttgaaGCCAAAATACCAGCCCGAACCAACCTGGGTTTATATTTCATGAAATATATCTTAAAAATATCATGAATCTTGTCATAAACTCCATCAATAGTTTGTTTATTTCAAGTTGTATTTACTGCTGTTTTATAATTGAAGTAACTATTTACTATTTTTAGATATTTGGCTTCCTGGCCACTTTAGCGTTCCTGGTGGATGCTGTGTGGTTTGTGAAGATGAAGGGTTTTCCTTTCAAAAAGACCAACCAGCCATCCACAAGCAATGGTGGGGCGCCCGTGGCTGAGGCAGAGAAACTTAACAGTGTAAACGGCGGAGCGGATTAGACCCAAGGAGACCCATACAAGTGAAACACTGGTATCACTCTCTTCATcatacacacatgcaagcaACCAACACTCTAGGACCATCAGAAGACCAGTTAAAATCCTGCTTAAAATCAGGAAATAAATTGAAGACAAATTGTTTTACTGAAAGCGCAACTTTCaacctgaaaatattaataacaatactatatatatatattgcaaggatgtttttttttaatgtgagaACACATTTGACCTTTGTTAATGATAACCCATAAAATTCAATTCTTGCCtttttggctgcttttcctGTACCTTCTCTTTGCTTCCACTGTCTGTTTTTGTGGTTTCAAATTTCATAATGTGTGGTCAGAGTTCAGAAAGTGTCAAAGATGATGAGTCTACATTGAGTGATGGAACAGACTTGTTGTTCATATACCATTTTGCTTCTTTAAAATATGTCTTAAATGGTATATTACAAAGCAAAACTAGATCTACTCAGGATTTTTAAACTCTAGCTAGCTTTAGTTGATGTCACATTGACGCTTAGGAATCATCATACGAGAAACTTTATACAGTAACAAATAAGATGCTATGAAGTTCTCAGCATGCCCAGTAGAATATCCCAGTAAACTGCCTGTTTGTGTTGCTAGGATTTAAGCAGTCATAGGTTAAGGCTTCCCAGTAACCCCAAAAGGTGACCAGTAACATAAACCTCATGTTCTACCTATGCCAAATGTGCAACTGCAAAAACATGCAGTAAAATCATCGTCCAGGAAGCTTTATTACAGTTGTTACCTGTGAAAATGACTCTTTGAAAGAAGATTGGTTTGGATTCATTATCAGTGTGGTTACCATTGACCTATATGTAATCCAATATGAGCACCTGTGTAATGTCTATTTTGTAAAGGTTGAGGCctattcaaattttattttatttttagtggGGGGAAACGACACTGAGATATGTACAGTTAAAGCCAACACATTCCGAAATATAACATTTACAGTGTTTTAACTGGAGGCTATGTTTGACATGATTTTTAATGGCTGTAGTTCTCTTACATGACGATTTCTCCAAAATATTCCCGAAGGTAATTTTAAATTCCATGGTTTCAGTCCATTCAAGAAAACTCCTAGAATTTCAATGTCTCTAATTTTAAGTGCCTttatagatacattttaaataacaatgaaaCTGATATTTactatatttctatatttactATGTTTTCAACAGCACCATGCATTTTTATTGTCTGTTTATTCTTGGTTGAAGGAAGGGTCAAGGTTAGAAATGAactatttattgcctgggaggGGAGTGGTGGTGCTAACGGTGCTAACCTTGTGCACCCATCTAGACTGTCTCCAGGTCATTTAATCCCCATAAATCAGCATAATGCTGAATGCTATGTTGGTTGCAGAGTACATCCAGGGTTTTTAGAAAAGTAATTACAATTGAATTTGCCAATATGAATCTAAGAAAATAACCATTTGAAAAGCCCAGTAAATCACATTTCCTCTGAGTACTGAGGCAAAAGCAGTGCTTTCTTGGACCACTACTGTGAAATTAGAGGCTGTTGAATTAAGACTGTATGCTGTGGTCAATTAAAGCAATGTGATACTAGGGCAGTATTCCAGATTTATGTTCTTTCAAATCTGCAGTACATAAAATAAGTTGGGATTTGACTTGGAATCTGTTATTCTGTATAAATCTATCTAAACCCGTGCCTTACAAATGGTAATATCTGTCGATAGATGCTTGTAAGATTTTACTGTTTTGTCTTAATCctcatattttataaataaaatctatTGTATCCATAATCTGCCTTGAAATAAATGATCTTTTCTTAAGTATTCTGTTCATTAATTCGTGATTGCTGGTAAAGAGCTCATGACAATTTTCTCTATTTGCGTTTATAAGAATTTTGTTTGAGGCATCTCATCAACATGCATTTGAAATCTGTCCACAAGGGGGCACATTTTGATCACAAGACAAAATCCTTAGTTTAAAGTTAACTTATTGCTACTGAGGACATTTCTGCTATCCTAAAATCAAAGcacattaaaatacaactacactttttgtcaaataatccgaggatcagtcagtcagatggagagaaaaagtTGGTCTTTCTTGTGTTATAGCCTCAGTTTTCCTCCTGTATCTTCTAGTGTTCTTATACATTGTGTGTGCATCACTATATACATAGTTACAATTGGTTATTCACAAATCAAGAACAGTGGTCAGAACAAGAGTAGAAATAAGGAAACCAACTATCTATCAAAACAGGAAACCGATACCTCTAAAATAAGTCTTGAAGCAATAATTGCTGCTAGCAAAcactcaggtgtgggccaaaagATAACAGAAAATGCATAGACACCTACTTATTTGAgggtgtttctttatttttactattttccatatagaaaaataatagtgaagacaaaACTAGGTTCTTCAAAGGGGCAACCGTGtgtcttgatgacagctttgcacacttggcATGTCTTCAACCAGTTTCTTGAGGCactcacctggaatgctttttcaAGGAGGAGTTCCCACATACGGTTAGCACTTTTTGGATGCTTGTTCTTAACTCTGTGGTCCCACTCATCCCAAACCACCTCATTTGGGTTGAGGTTGAGTGATCGTGGAGGCCAGCTCAACtgatgcagcactccatcactctccttggtCCAAtggcccttacacagcctggaggtgtgtttggggtcaatgTCTAGTTGAAAAAACAATTatagtcccactaagcgcaAACCACACGGGATGGCGTTTCacgtggtagccatgctggttgagtgtgcctcgTAGTCTAAGTAAAGAGTTTCTCCAGCAATGCACCCCAACACAATCACaactcctccatgcttcatggtgggaaccacacaGACTGTAAgtctcacaaagacacggcTGTTGGTGCCAAAAATTGCacattttgactcatcagaccaaaagaTTTCCACTGGGTCTaatgtgtttcttggcccaagcaagtctcttatTTGTGTACTTCAGTAGTGGTCTCTTTGAAGCAATTCTACCATAAAGGTCTGATTCACACAGTCTCTTCTGAGGCTGGAAACTAATGAAGTAATCCTCTGCAACTGAGATAACTCCGCTACCTTGTCACAATACAATTGATTGGCTCAAACGCATTAAGAAATTCCCCAAATGTACTTCTAACAAGGCACACCAGTTAATTGACATTCATTCCACATGGTGacttcatgaagctggttgagagaatgcaaagagtatGCAACGTGGTCATCCAGGCAAAAGGGTGGCAGCTTTGAAGAatgtacaatatgaaatgtgttttgatctgtttaacacttttttgggtACTACAtgattcaaaatgttatttcatagtttttataTCTTCTGTATTATTGTCCAATGTGgcaaatagtaaaaaaaaaacaagtgtgtccaaacctttgactagTACTGTACATGAATAGTAAGAGAATTTTCTCACAAAGCAGATAATTAATTTGTGCCCGTGACAACCGACGGGTATAGAAAATACAGTGTGGGCTTctaaaagtaaataaatgagGCCCCGGGGGAGACCATGTCTGTTGGAGCCATCACAGCGTGACTCATATTTCCCAGCATGCCTCTCAAACAGCTCCTCAGTCACCAGGGTTattccactcctccctcccatcTGCCTTCCCATCTCAGACCGGAATGAAACTCCTGTGAGTGTTCCGTTACAAAGCTGTGGCTTGATATCAGATTGTTATGAGTCCGGTTTAGTTTGCGAAAGAGCACCgcttgcattttatttaaatgtacacCAATTAACATACACTATCTGAGaagtaataataaatatatttttaaaatgcatattCCTTTGCCTCCTTTCCCAGTAATAATGAGCTACTaatcagtattttgtaaatagtGCCCCACCCTGCAAAGTTCAGGCCTTCTATTCTATGTCTTTCATTCTTGGCCAATTACCAGGCCTCGAATGGACATCAACAGGCTATCAGCTGGGAATGTTGCACATATGAATAGAGTTGGGGACAATGGGTATGATTATACTGTAACAAGCCTGGTTCACACGTGCTGAAATCGACTGCTTTTTGAGCAGGCCTTTGTAACAAGGTTTCAAGCTGGAACGTTGAGGGTTGGAGCCACCTGCTTCATATTGTGCATGATGGCCAAGCACCAGGTTCTACAATAGAACTTTGTCTACTTTTCAACATACAAAAATTCTGAAACGACTTGGATGCTGCCAAGTTTAATCTTTacttcagaaaaacaaaataatgttaaacCCGTATAAACGTATACAAACTGAACACATGAAATAGAGCTTTAAAAACCTGTGACACtgagactgtatataaaatgatgATATTTTAGGATTATATTTTAAGCAGCTGATAATACGATGACAGACCTACAGTAGTATAAGCATTTTACCCAGAAAATGTGCTCTCAAACAAATACTGTTAGCAGGATGGCATTCAAAAATTCAAACTATAATACTGAAAGCTTAAAAAACGATGCATCCGAATGTAGAGGAATTTTCTGACTGAGCCGACACGTGGAATTTAGTGAATGTGGAGCATtgcttttgaataataaaaaaaaagctaacACTTCTTCTTGTtgtcaaaaaaaatttaaaactgaaaaacattctATGACCTCTTCTAAACACTTTGTAGGCACTTCTATGAAACAACAGCTGCCCCCTATTCACAGCAGGTTTGGGACCATTTCAAGCCTATACAGGAACAAATGCCATGTCCAATATTCTGCCCAGCTCCGACAGCCCACACAGCTGGCTCATTTAACCCTGATCCACCAAAATGACATCAGGCTGAACAGAGTCAAGATTAATTGAAATGGGCACTGGGCCAA contains the following coding sequences:
- the cmtm6 gene encoding CKLF-like MARVEL transmembrane domain-containing protein 6 is translated as MSTSEVYSATTVPEAKSKWFIVPTENLDKFRCLLKVAQVLLSFVAFILEEVVTTCSQCSPLYFFEFVSCTAFLFTALLLILLSTNLHKRVGIDSWPTLDFVYTAVICVVFFIASIVFSSRNGGTDLEKAAVIFGFLATLAFLVDAVWFVKMKGFPFKKTNQPSTSNGGAPVAEAEKLNSVNGGAD